The stretch of DNA CATTGGACGACCAAGGAGGGGAATCCTTTCCCTCCTTGTGgtgcccctccctctcccctccaacCCATATATATTAGAGGGTTTTGCCACTTTTGAGTacacaagttttggagcctcctctagttcaTCTAGTTCTAGTTGTACTTGGTCCTAGTTGACAATTTAGAGCTAGACCTAGTtcctctaatcctcataattagaagcccagtgtggttctaatctcctccctTTAATTCTCCGGCTCTGGACGGCGAAGCGCTGCCCGATCGTGAAGACTGtacgcttgcaaccaagtagagaggcCGTGCTTTCGGTCTCCCATTCTAGGGATCATTTGAGGGCGATTTGCGGGATCGTCATCAACGGTTCGAGGGACTCCAAGTACAATTTATACCGACTCATCTACTTCCGCTGCACTCCGGAGTCGGTAACGATCGTTGACCCAAACCCTATATGAATCTTGTTGGGTGATTTTTTCTACTACGTTTCACAACATATTTGAGGTTGGAATAAGAAGAAATAGACTGGACATAAAAACAAAGTTAACAgaaaaagtaaaagataggcccttcgcagagggagggAGAGATTTTCTTGCGCTTTCAAGTTAGATGTCTAAGTTTTTAGAGTTTTTAATGAAAAGGGACATCACTTTAATATTGCCCATTGCGATAGTGGCACTTATTGAGCAGTCTGTCGTTTTTATTACTCCACTACCACAAGTTCGTACGAATCTTACTTACCATCCAATAAAAGATATACATATTTGGGGCAATTTTTAATGCATGCACCGGTGACAACTTACATGAAGGATCTTATTCGATCCATAGAAAGTTATAGTGGACTCTCAGGGAAGAAAGTGGGTTTATGGTTTTTGGATGAaaaagtagtatctctacttagtgcgaaAGTATTTGGCTAGAAAAGATTATAAACAAACACCAaatgttagaggatccatgacaatataacttttATGCAAATATACATGAACATAACTCATTAtcttgtcttccttgtccaatatcAACTATTTGATCAAGTGTGAAAATATTCAATGAGGgttcacaatcataaaagatgtccaagatagtatcttttcatgtgaagtctctcttCCTTGTACTAATCTTCCATGAATTGTTCAAATGAGAAATATTGTGCTTGTTAAATTCCAATAGATTTTACTTCCCACACCCAATGTGAAGCCACTACTTCCCATGAGATACACATATGAAATGATTTGCAATGCTAAGATACACAAtaatgaaaaaacaaaaaaaaatctcATACTATTCTTTATTATAGATACTCTCACCAACGGACACGACGAAAACACGAAGGAACGATAACACATATTATGAACTATTTCATATTATAACTTTTTTCTAAACCACGATTTAACTAAGGATCGAACTAATAGATAATAATGATGATAGAGGTGATGATACGATACCGGAGCACCTCTGCCAAGTTTGGAGCAAGCCAAGGGGGGTGCCCATACCCAAGTACTCAAGTCTCCTTCTTTGCTAATGCTGGTGGTGAAGGAGCTCACTTATTCTATTTGAGGAAATCCAAAAGGATCTCCTTCAGGTATTGGATCTTATGAAGCAGTCATTGTGTAGCATTATTCTTCACCTCACGCATGATATCCTTGTTTTCTGGTCCCCATAGCTTTTCCTTCATGCATCACTTTCGCTTGGATGGGAGATGTCTCAGTTGGAGGGTATACACAATTGGGAATTATTCTCAACTCCATAACTGTTAACCAAATTATGAAAAGGATTCCTATGTAACCTGGTCGAGGGCTTCTTTGAAATGGATCCCTCTAATACCTTGAAGCCCAAGTGAATTCTTGTTGTCTCCGGGGTCCTGGATGAAACTGGGGTAGTCGAGATGCTAGCTAGGATTTCCCGTAAAGATTCTGGTGCCTGAGCTTCTATGGAGTTCACTGATTCCTCCTCCATCACAACATGTTCCATAAGCTCTCTCTTAATTTCCCCCTTCAACCGCTAAGCATCATCATCAACGGTGTAGGAGGAAGAAGACATGGCGAACTTGTCCTCAAAACACTGATAGAAAATAGCTCGAAATGAAAACAAGAGGAAATCTTTACGTAGATCAGAATATCTCAGGAATTTATAGGAATTTTTACCGTGCAGGACAAGCTTACGTGCGAAAGTCGGAGTCAGGAAGGTGCACGTGTCCCCCACACGGACAGGTGGCGCGACTAGGGGGTAGGTCGCACCCTAGCCcgtgtgccccccccccccccccccggcaccGTCTGGATGCttctttttctaaaaaaattattAAATATCCCAAAACTTATAAAAATtattaaatattccaaaacttaTAGATATAATTTTTATAGAATTTTTGGGTGTCAGTTTACTTATCGTGtatcacatacctattcctttttcaGGATTCTTGATGTAGTTTGTTAACTATAGATAGATTTATACAGAACAGAGGCGCTATTGTAAAGACAAATTATAAGATGGAAACAAAATCTATGACTACTCAAAGTAATGTGTATGGAAAATTATGACGTGGAACGCAAGCACGCGCAACACCGACGCCGCGAGCCAGAGACCGATTGTCGAAAACGTGGCACATCCCGCGTGAGAAGCGCCACCCCACAGGGGATAAGATTAAGCCGCCGTCACGTCACCTAACCCACACGGCTATTACGACCGCCCCTTTCCGCCGCGGCCCTACGCCGGCCCGTCTCCCTTCCCTTCTCTTCTCTCTCGGCCGACCCGACTCGACCCCGCGGCCGAAATAAAGCAAGCGACCGACGCAGCGCCAGTGAACCCCACCACCGTCTCTTCTCTTCTTAGTTCGCACGTCTCACCGCGCGTTTCTCTTCTGCCCCCGCTCCACGCCAGGCAAACCCGAAGCCCCCACCACACGACGCCGCCCGCCGTCCCCTCCTCTGGAATCGGGCGGGGGAAGAAGTGTTCAGGACTGGCGGCATGGACCGCATCGTCGGCCGCAAGTTCAAGCTCGGCCGGAAGATCGGCTCCGGCTCCTTCGGGGTCATCTACCTCGGTGAGCGATCGTTCgattccccgccgccgccgcccgcgttTGTTCAGTTTTTTTTTCCTCTTCGACTCTATCCATAGCCGTCTGATGCTGtcgctgttgctgctgctgcagCCACGGATATGGACACCTACGAGATCGTCGCGGTGAAGATTGTGAGTCCTGTATCCCCTGTTTCCTCTCAGCCCTGCCCTGTTCTGCCCTGTTTCATACTTCAATTTTCGATTGGGTTGCTGTTGAGTAGTTGGCTCAAGTGGAGAGGTGGGTGATTGCCTGATTGGATTGCTGTTGAGTTAAGCGGATATATAGGTGGAATGCTGGATTGGTTTGCTTGCTTCCCCTCGCGCGGATGCATTATTCGATTGCTGTCCCGAATTTGTCTGTTAGTCGTCGCTCTTGCTTGTTTTGGGCTGATCATAATGGGATTAGAAAATGCTGGTAATCATGTAGTCAGAAAGGTCGAAGCACACGCCTTTTATTTAATTGTATGGCTACTTGGCCTGCTTTCCCCTTTCCTTTCTAGAATGCTCCCTCTTAGCATCTTGGGTGATGATCGATACAGGTGGTGGTTGGTCATAATGACGCTTGGCGTAGAGGAATTGTATTTGTAGCCTTGCAGGAAAAAGTTGTGAGACCAAGCATACGAGTGGGAGCGGAAAGTTTGATTGTTATTGTCAAAGCTCAGTTGGTGCCCCTGCTTTCCCCCCATCCCACTTCATGGCTTGCCTTGTGAGAGCAAGCATACCAGTGGGAAAGGAAAGTTTGAGTGTTATTGTTATATGCACTGCCTACTTGCCTAGTGAAACCCCTTTTTCTTGCACACACCATCTCCGAATCCTTATTTTGGTAACCTCACTGGCAGGAAAGTAGCAGCTCAAAGCACCCCCAGCTGTTTTATGAGGCAAAGATCTACAACGCCCTGCAAGGAGGAAGTATGTATGCCCTGTCATCCAATTCTCCTTAGTTCCATGGTTGGTGGGTTTATTTGGATAAGATCCGGAGTTGACAGGGAATGTTTTGGCTTCCAGGTGGCATTGCGAATGTTAAATGGTGTGGTGTAGATGGGGAGGAAAATGTTCTTATCATTGATCTGTTGGGGCCGAGCTTAGAGGATTTGTTTGTCTACTGCGGCAGAAAATTCACCTTGAAGACTGTCCTAATGCTTGCAGACCAAATGGTAATTAGTAACCGTTTATTTCACTTTATTTCATTACCTTATGCCGAACACTGAAAGCCATTTGGAAAGTGTCAACGTTTGTTCAGCAATTTGAATTCTTGTGGAACTCACAGGAAAAAAGAAATATATCTGATGGTAACCAAACACTGAATGTCTATTCTTGAGGATTTCCTTGGAGAGTTCCATTATTGTGTTGCTCTTTTCAATACCACATTACCACTACTTAATAATAGAGAATAGGCAGCAATTGAAATAATTACTGCCAGGACTTCTATAGAGGGTTCCACTATGCACTAGCAGATATTTTCTTGTATATGTTGCTTCTATATGCTTCATATTTATTTGCATAGTTCGAAATAATGTGCAGTTAATCTAGATGTAGTTAAGTAGCCGCATGTGGAATACAGTTGGCTGAAGTTTTCGTTGCCCCCATTAAATATTGATATAATTTTTGCATGCATGCATTGAGTTCCATCTCTGATTAAGTAATGCCAGCTTTTCTCTTTTCTATATAATCCTAACAGCTTACAAGGATAGAATTTATGCATTCCAAAGGATACTTGCATAGAGACATAAAACCTGACAATTTTCTAATGGGTCTCGGCCGGAAGGCAAATCAGGTACTTGTTGTGGTGCACTAAAGCTCCATGTTAAGTTGTTAATGCGCTGAACAATCTCATCAATGATATTTCTGCTTGTGCTTATCAGGTCTATGTAATTGATTTTGGGCTTGCAAAAAGATACCGGGATTCTACTACGAATCGACATATTCCTTACAGGTACATATATTTCTGAAGATGCGTTTTTTGGTAGAAGATGGTACCATAGGTTGACTTTTTTACTAGTGTCAAACTAAATGTAATTCTGCTTGCTCAGAATTGATTTAAGCAGTTAGCTGACCCAATACTTGTTATCTGTTGTCATTTCCGTTGCCCCCACTTTACCTTTTTTGTGCCATATGGAAATTATAGTTACAGCGGTAGTGCACTGAATTGGACCTGTGACACATCATGGCCTCCACCTTATGACCTATGTCTGTAATTTCAATTGGTGTCTCCCATGTGGTACTTGACCACTGCTACTTTGCTCTTTACTATGTGGGAATGTTCCCATCACAATATTTTACTAAGTTAGTCTTCTAGGTTCCATCAACAATAGCCTTTTGCTATCATAATATCTTGATTGTTTACAGACCACTCTGCATCATAGTGTGATGGCCTCTATATGAAAACAACAATATAAATTATATAATGCCAGATTTTCCCTTTTTTGTTAATTTTATTGCCCAATTATACGGGTTTTCAGCTTTGTTCTCTTGTACTTATAAAGAATGCCTGTGTACCTTGCAATCGGCATATATATAAATGCAACTTGTTCATGATCTTTGATCAGCCATTTAATATCGAACTGCTGCTTTACTGTAGGGAACATAAGAACTTAACTGGCACTGCACGTTATGCAAGTAGCAACACTCACCTTGGAATTGGTAAGTCATGATCAGTTGGTTACTTGTCAAATCATCATTTAGATTTGATTTTAAACATTTTTTTATTTACTGGCAGAG from Triticum urartu cultivar G1812 chromosome 3, Tu2.1, whole genome shotgun sequence encodes:
- the LOC125543431 gene encoding casein kinase 1-like protein 3 isoform X2, which encodes MDRIVGRKFKLGRKIGSGSFGVIYLATDMDTYEIVAVKIESSSSKHPQLFYEAKIYNALQGGSGIANVKWCGVDGEENVLIIDLLGPSLEDLFVYCGRKFTLKTVLMLADQMLTRIEFMHSKGYLHRDIKPDNFLMGLGRKANQVYVIDFGLAKRYRDSTTNRHIPYREHKNLTGTARYASSNTHLGIEQSRRDDLESLGYVLLYFLRGSLPWQGLKAATKKQKYEKICEKKISTPIEVLCKSCPVEFASYFHYCKSLTFDQRPDYGFVKRLFRDLFDRQGYDFDYVFDWTVLKYKQGQKTQHVPGATIARAIPAHLDKRAGVNGDVHPNEAHEQMESSHMTGSAAQLQVASLVELEMWKCSTRLHFF
- the LOC125543431 gene encoding casein kinase 1-like protein 3 isoform X4 codes for the protein MDRIVGRKFKLGRKIGSGSFGVIYLATDMDTYEIVAVKIESSSSKHPQLFYEAKIYNALQGGSGIANVKWCGVDGEENVLIIDLLGPSLEDLFVYCGRKFTLKTVLMLADQMLTRIEFMHSKGYLHRDIKPDNFLMGLGRKANQVYVIDFGLAKRYRDSTTNRHIPYREHKNLTGTARYASSNTHLGIEQSRRDDLESLGYVLLYFLRGSLPWQGLKAATKKQKYEKICEKKISTPIEVLCKSCPVEFASYFHYCKSLTFDQRPDYGFVKRLFRDLFDRQGYDFDYVFDWTVLKYKQGQKTQHVPGATIARAIPAHLDKRAGVNGDVHPNEAHEQMESSHMTGSAAQLQVIP